In the genome of Perca fluviatilis chromosome 4, GENO_Pfluv_1.0, whole genome shotgun sequence, one region contains:
- the LOC120557276 gene encoding AMP deaminase 2 isoform X4, which produces MSDDLCSASGPKPLKPQRSLPGTPVSLSHYTIDLRTSMEEKYKEIAEELFTRSMAESEMRSAPYEFPEDSPIEQLEERRHRLERQISQDIKLEPEILLRAKQDFMKIDSAADLELLNETCVDSVDDGFRERKMPMEKEYQRVSISGEEKCGVPFTDLVDAAKCVVKALFIREKYIKRSMQSFCKTTSNTLQDLGMKPLDLADYDDIAETPVDADAPVHPPVSKTHPYDKDPKNMPADTGYGCKMVDGVVHVYTKKTNMDKNTELELPYPDLTEYIGDMNVMMALIINGPVKSFCYRRLQYLSSKFQMHILLNEMKELAAQKKVPHRDFYNIRKVDTHIHASSCMNQKHLLRFIKRAMKKYPEEIVHIEHGIGQTLKQVFESMNLTAFDLSVDTLDMHADRNTFHRFDKFNAKYNPIGESILREIFIKTDNHIEGKYFAHIVKEVMFDLEESKYQNSELRLSIYGRCRDEWDKLAQWALRHRVYSDNVRWLIQVPRLFDVYQTKKQLANFQEMLENIFMPLFEVTINPRSHPELHLFLEHVVGFDSVDDESKPEHHIFNLDSPLPANWTEEDNPPYSYYLYYTYANMTVLNHLRRRRGFHTFVLRPHCGEAGPMHHLVSGFMLSENISHGLLLRKAPVLQYLYYLAQIGIAMSPLSNNSLFLSYHRNPLPEYLSRGLIVSLSTDDPLQFHFTKEPLMEEYSIAAQVWKLSSCDMCELARNSVLMSGFSHKAKSYWLGPSYFKEGPESNDIRRTNVPDIRVAYRSETLAEELQLIIQAVRTEELDTINEEESLSMGPLPGQR; this is translated from the exons ACCTGTGTAGCGCATCTGGTCCCAAGCCCCTCAAGCCCCAGAGATCTCTTCCAGGGACgcctgtttctctctcacactacacAATCGACCTGCGAACATCCATGGAAGAAAAGTACAAAGAGATTGCTGAG GAGCTGTTCACACGCAGCATGGCAGAGAGCGAGATGCGAAGCGCTCCTTATGAGTTCCCAGAGGACAGCCCCATCGAACAGCTGGAAGAGCGGCGGCACCGTCTAGAGAGGCAAATCAGCCAGGACATTAA GCTTGAGCCAGAGATCTTGCTCCGCGCCAAACAAGACTTCATGAAAATCGACAGTGCTGCAGACCTAGA GTTATTGAACGAGACGTGCGTGGACTCTGTTGATGATGGCTTTAGGGAGAGGAAAATGCCAATGGAGAAAGAGTACCAGCGGGTCTCAATATCTGGGGAGGAAAAGTGCGGG GTGCCCTTCACTGACTTGGTAGATGCTGCAAAGTGTGTGGTGAAGGCATTATTCATCCGGGAGAAGTACATAAAGCGATCCATGCAGTCCTTTTGTAAGACCACAAGTAACACCCTGCAGGACCTCGGGATGAAGCCTCTGGATCTGGCAGACTATGACGATATAGCAGAGACCCCTGTAGATGCTG ATGCCCCCGTCCATCCACCTGTCTCAAAGACACACCCCTATGACAAGGACCCCAAGAATATGCCGGCCGACACAGGATATGGTTGCAAGATGGTTGATGGAGTAGTCCATGTCTACACTAAGAAAACCAACATGGACAA AAACACAGAACTGGAGCTGCCCTATCCTGACCTGACGGAGTATATTGGAGACATGAATGTTATGATGGCCCTCATTATCAATGGCCCAGT GAAGTCTTTCTGCTACCGCCGCCTGCAGTACCTGAGCTCTAAATTCCAGATGCACATCTTACTGAATGAGATGAAGGAGCTGGCAGCTCAGAAGAAAGTTCCACACAGAGACTTCTACAACATACGAAAG gtggacacacacatacatgcatcaTCCTGCATGAACCAGAAGCACCTGCTGCGATTCATAAAGAGAGCCATGAAGAAATACCCAGAGGAGATCGTTCACATTGAGCACGGCATTGGTCAGACCCTCAAGCAGGTTTTTGAGAGTATGAACCTGACGGCCTTTGACCTGAGTGTTGACACTCTCGACATGCATGCG GACCGCAACACGTTCCATCGATTTGACAAGTTCAATGCCAAATACAACCCCATTGGAGAATCCATCCTCAGGGAGATCTTCATCAAGACCGACAACCACATTGAAGGAAAATACTTTGCACACATAGTCAAG GAGGTGATGTTTGACTTGGAGGAGAGTAAGTACCAGAACTCTGAGCTACGCCTGTCCATCTACGGTCGCTGCCGGGACGAATGGGATAAGCTGGCTCAGTGGGCCCTCAGACATCGAGTGTACTCTGATAATGTGCGCTGGCTTATCCAGGTGCCCCGTCTTTT TGACGTGTACCAAACAAAGAAGCAGCTGGCTAATTTCCAGGAGATGTTGGAGAATATCTTCATGCCTCTGTTTGAAGTCACGATCAACCCGCGCAGTCATCCTGAGCTGCATCTCTTCCTGGAGCAC GTGGTTGGCTTCGACAGCGTGGACGATGAGTCTAAACCTGAGCACCACATTTTTAATCTTGACAGTCCGCTGCCAGCCAACTGGACAGAAGAAGACAACCCACCCTACTCCTACTACCTCTACTACACCTATGCCAACATGACTGTGCTCAACCACCTGCGAAG ACGGAGAGGCTTTCACACGTTTGTGCTGCGACCTCACTGTGGGGAGGCGGGGCCGATGCACCACCTGGTGTCAGGTTTCATGTTGTCAGAAAACATCTCCCACGGGCTGCTGCTCAGAAAG GCCCCAGTGCTGCAGTATCTTTACTACCTGGCTCAAATTGGCATCGCCATGTCACCACTGAGTAACAACAGCCTGTTCCTTAGTTACCATCGCAACCCACTGCCGGAGTACCTGTCCAGAGGCCTTATTGTCTCTCTGTCCACTGATGATCCTCTTCAGTTCCACTTCACCAAG GAGCCGCTGATGGAGGAGTACAGTATCGCTGCTCAGGTGTGGAAACTAAGTTCCTGTGACATGTGTGAGCTGGCCAGAAACAGTGTCCTCATGAGTGGGTTTTCACACAAG GCCAAAAGCTACTGGTTGGGCCCCAGTTATTTTAAGGAAGGTCCTGAGAGCAACGACATTCGCCGTACAAACGTCCCTGATATCCGTGTGGCGTACCGCAGCGAGACACTCGCCGAGGAGCTTCAGCTCATCATTCAGGCTGTGCGCACTGAAGAGCTCGACACTATCAATGAGGAAGAGTCCCTGTCCATGGGCCCTCTCCCGGGACAACGCTGA